In Poecile atricapillus isolate bPoeAtr1 chromosome W, bPoeAtr1.hap1, whole genome shotgun sequence, one DNA window encodes the following:
- the LOC131592401 gene encoding valine--tRNA ligase, mitochondrial-like codes for MSPGLELPVATTRPETIFGDVAVAVHPRDPRCLHLQGRQVRHPFSGALLPVVSDPSVEPQRGTGAVKVTPGHSPQDLALARVHRLPLPCVIGDDGTLCPPGGGLAAGPRDHRGVSGLFLHPEFSPGSRRHRGVPEFYDFAVALLELERPVGPSPGHR; via the exons atgtccccagggctggagttGCCGGTGGCCACCACTCGTCCCGAGACCATTTTTGGTGACGTGGCCGTGGCCGTGCACCCGCGGGACCCACGCTGCCTG CACCTGCAGGGCCGGCAGGTGAGGCACCCGTTCAGCGGGGCCCTGCTGCCCGTGGTGAGCGACCCCAGCGTGGAGCCCCAGCGCGGAACCG gtgcggTGAAGGTGACCcccgggcacagcccccaggaccTGGCTCTGGCCCGGGTCCATcggctgcccctgccctgcgtCATCGGGGACGATGGCACCTTGTGTCCCCCGGGGGGggggctggctgcag gtcCCCGTGATCACCGGGGGGTCTCGGGGCTGTTCCTGCACCCCGAGTTCAGCCCCGGCTCTCGGCGTCACCGGGGGGTCCCCGAGTTCTACGACTTCGCcgtggccctgctggagctggagcgcCCCGTGGGACCCTCCCCCGGCCaccggtga